Proteins encoded together in one Yersinia mollaretii ATCC 43969 window:
- a CDS encoding phage tail sheath subtilisin-like domain-containing protein: MTIPFTHIPSNLRTPLFFAEFDNSQANSASTPQRTLIIGQTLAESTLPADIPVLVSSAATAANLAGAGSMLHGQMTAYLANDTAGEVYLLPLSDADSMVAAIGKITVSSPASATGVISLYIGGIRVQTTVVATDDVSTIATALAAAIEAKAELPVTVVHTGDSVSDGAVLVLAAKNKGAHGNNIDIRLNYLGSAGGEITPDSLVLTIVPMAGGAGAPDLAAGLANLQDRTFDFIINPYTDTTSLDAIKAFLSDSTGRWSYSQQLYGHSFAAQSGTYGQLTAAGELRNDQHASLLGIHNSPTPAYIWSAAYVGAIAQSLRNDPGRPLQTLAVSGVLAPPLSSRFTLTERNNLLHSGISTVTVADDGTVQVENIITTYQTNKYGAEDDSYLQIETLFLLMFVTRYLRTQVTSKFARMKLAADGTRFAPGSAIITPNVIRAELIAQYQTLEFNGYVQDAKGFARGLIVEKSATNPNRIDVLWTGVLINQLRIFAVLNQFRLQAAV; encoded by the coding sequence ATGACCATTCCTTTCACTCATATTCCTAGCAATCTGCGCACGCCACTGTTCTTTGCGGAGTTTGATAATTCCCAAGCCAATAGTGCGAGCACCCCTCAGCGGACCCTGATTATCGGGCAAACATTGGCGGAAAGTACTTTACCCGCTGATATCCCGGTGCTGGTTTCATCGGCCGCTACGGCCGCCAACTTAGCCGGTGCTGGCTCGATGCTGCATGGGCAGATGACCGCCTATCTGGCAAATGATACGGCGGGTGAAGTTTATCTTTTACCGCTAAGTGATGCTGATTCGATGGTGGCAGCCATCGGCAAAATCACGGTAAGCAGCCCGGCATCCGCGACGGGAGTGATTTCACTCTACATCGGCGGTATCCGTGTGCAGACCACCGTGGTGGCAACTGATGATGTCAGCACTATTGCCACAGCACTGGCTGCCGCCATTGAGGCGAAAGCGGAGCTACCGGTCACCGTCGTGCATACCGGCGACAGTGTTTCTGACGGCGCAGTGCTGGTATTGGCCGCAAAAAACAAGGGGGCGCACGGCAATAACATTGATATCCGCCTGAATTATCTGGGCAGCGCGGGCGGTGAGATCACCCCAGACAGCTTGGTACTGACAATTGTGCCGATGGCTGGCGGGGCGGGGGCACCTGATCTGGCGGCGGGTCTGGCAAATTTGCAGGATCGCACCTTCGATTTCATTATCAACCCCTATACCGACACCACTTCGCTCGATGCCATCAAAGCATTTTTATCGGATAGCACCGGGCGCTGGAGCTACAGCCAGCAGTTGTACGGCCACAGTTTTGCCGCTCAATCCGGCACCTATGGTCAGCTCACGGCGGCGGGCGAGTTGCGCAATGATCAACATGCTTCTTTGTTGGGCATCCATAACTCACCGACACCGGCCTATATTTGGTCGGCTGCCTATGTGGGGGCGATTGCACAAAGTTTGCGCAACGATCCGGGCCGACCCCTGCAAACGCTGGCGGTCAGTGGGGTGCTAGCGCCGCCACTGTCCAGCCGTTTTACCCTGACTGAGCGCAATAATCTGCTGCACAGCGGCATCTCGACGGTGACCGTGGCTGACGACGGCACTGTTCAGGTAGAAAACATCATCACCACTTATCAGACCAACAAATACGGCGCTGAGGATGATAGCTACCTGCAAATTGAGACGCTGTTCCTGCTGATGTTTGTCACCCGCTATCTGCGTACCCAAGTGACCTCCAAGTTTGCGCGCATGAAGTTGGCGGCGGATGGCACCCGCTTTGCCCCCGGCTCAGCAATCATCACCCCGAATGTCATCCGTGCTGAGCTGATTGCTCAGTATCAAACTTTGGAATTTAACGGCTACGTTCAGGATGCCAAAGGCTTCGCCCGTGGGCTGATTGTGGAGAAGAGCGCCACGAATCCTAATCGAATCGATGTGCTATGGACGGGCGTGCTGATTAATCAGCTACGCATCTTTGCGGTCCTCAACCAATTCCGTCTGCAAGCGGCGGTTTAA
- a CDS encoding DUF2635 domain-containing protein, translating into MFVKPMAGRAVRDPVKGTFLPEFGAEVPNNPFWHRRIHDGDVVQVVAQSAESALEVLTTESTKL; encoded by the coding sequence ATGTTCGTCAAACCTATGGCAGGTCGCGCAGTGCGCGATCCGGTCAAGGGCACCTTTTTGCCTGAATTCGGCGCAGAGGTTCCCAATAACCCATTTTGGCATCGTCGCATACACGACGGTGATGTGGTGCAGGTCGTTGCTCAATCAGCGGAATCTGCACTTGAAGTGTTAACAACGGAGAGTACAAAACTATGA
- a CDS encoding lysozyme, translating to MTPTLRKKVFAAAAGGALAIAAALLGGHEGLEGRQHTAYYDVAGVMTLCDGHTGSDIIRGKQYSDQECDAMLQRDLLPVKRWVDGAVKVPLGDYTRAALYSFTYNVGRTAFLNSTLLKKLNSGNFTAACEELRRWIRAGGKQWPGLINRREIERELCLIPPAKEAS from the coding sequence ATGACACCGACTCTTCGCAAAAAGGTGTTTGCCGCAGCGGCAGGGGGAGCACTCGCCATCGCGGCGGCACTATTGGGTGGGCACGAGGGATTGGAGGGCCGCCAACACACTGCTTATTACGATGTCGCGGGCGTCATGACCCTGTGTGATGGTCACACTGGCAGCGACATTATTCGTGGCAAACAGTATAGCGATCAAGAGTGTGACGCCATGCTGCAACGGGACTTGCTGCCAGTGAAAAGGTGGGTTGATGGCGCAGTGAAGGTGCCATTGGGGGATTACACCCGTGCCGCGCTCTACTCCTTCACTTATAACGTCGGTCGTACCGCATTTCTCAACTCGACCTTATTAAAGAAACTGAATAGCGGCAATTTTACCGCCGCTTGTGAAGAGTTGCGGCGCTGGATCAGGGCGGGGGGCAAGCAGTGGCCGGGCTTGATTAATCGACGCGAGATCGAGCGCGAATTGTGCTTAATACCGCCCGCCAAGGAGGCGTCATGA
- a CDS encoding antiterminator Q family protein: MRDIQLVLARWGVWAKYSSGLDYSSIAAGFKGLLPDNSKSKASCCDDDGLVVDGCISRLKQYRPDEYELIIRHYVLNQSKRAIARQQKRDEKLVRINMQMAEGFIDGCLAMLNVKLEMDPLIENLHIYEKTVTRSAKSVLV; encoded by the coding sequence ATGAGAGATATTCAATTAGTCTTGGCGCGCTGGGGAGTCTGGGCGAAGTACAGCTCAGGGCTGGATTATTCCTCTATTGCAGCGGGCTTCAAAGGGCTATTGCCCGATAATTCTAAAAGCAAAGCATCCTGTTGTGATGATGATGGTTTAGTGGTGGATGGTTGCATTTCTCGGCTAAAGCAGTATCGGCCGGATGAGTATGAATTGATTATTCGTCATTACGTCCTTAATCAATCTAAGCGGGCAATTGCACGTCAGCAGAAAAGAGATGAAAAATTAGTTAGGATTAATATGCAGATGGCCGAAGGGTTTATTGATGGCTGCCTAGCAATGTTAAATGTAAAATTGGAAATGGACCCTTTAATCGAAAATTTACATATTTATGAAAAAACAGTAACACGGTCCGCAAAAAGTGTATTAGTCTGA